A genomic segment from Spinacia oleracea cultivar Varoflay chromosome 3, BTI_SOV_V1, whole genome shotgun sequence encodes:
- the LOC110777005 gene encoding vacuolar protein sorting-associated protein 35B-like codes for MANATRGSGGLVMLFIEIINKYLYFFEKGNNQITVNTIQDLMELITTEMQSDNAATDSAAEAFFASTLRYIQFQKQKGGAVSEKYEPNVSFFVDLGELKS; via the exons ATGGCTAATGCTACTCGGGGTAGTGGTGGTTTAGTTATGCTGTTCATTGAAATCATCAATAA GTATCTCTATTTTTTTGAGAAGGGAAACAACCAAATCACCGTCAATACAATCCAGGATCTAATGGAATTAATTACTACAGAGATGCAAAGTGATAATGCGGCAACAGATTCTGCTGCTGAAGCTTTCTTTGCAAGCACATTGCGGTACATCCAATTCCAGAAACAAAAAGGTGGCGCAGTTAGTGAGAAATATGAACCTAATGTTAGTTTTTTTGTTGATCTGG GAGAACTGAAAAGTTAA